One stretch of Lucilia cuprina isolate Lc7/37 chromosome 6, ASM2204524v1, whole genome shotgun sequence DNA includes these proteins:
- the LOC111684803 gene encoding juvenile hormone esterase-like — MGMNLFGATLLSYLIGNVVFVECVDPLKICLPDVGCYLGTLMASINKREIDAFLGIPYAFKPVRFRASRHYFSNKTHDATKPQCDCKHKNYLVHQKPILGSEDCLYLNVYRPSLKYFNTIPVIVQFNGVGFFAGTSNPLFTGPDYIMDRQDVILVTVSYRLGPFGFLATSDNEIPGNLGLKDQLLAIHWVFNHIEHFGGDKFRITLLGQGSGGISTHMHTFSRASRGLFTGIISISGTANSIYAIDDDPDYTARQTAKYCNVTNWDKINTRRLHEILAFMDADTLLDAGDHLKYWSIDSFATYRPIVELDRSGSFLVKNPKWYIVNGENWPVASMFGIVPNEGALRAVNIMENDNLRNDFNNKFLNLTTIMLELPKSFDDEKKRVRVKILLDHYNQTLKLDDKTISNFIQLLSDRIYYYPLYNTIKHYIERIDLHKYPIYFYIFNFDGESSYAETYANRPIKRDYQVVHRDDQLYMFRTYFQFPEVKNNSAEAKMINLYSQFVSNFAYHRQPPFHKNFTRCNSSNFFIASGKICNYHEFGRGEGDSVRVTVKNDWRTAKMRLLDEIIL; from the exons TGCTATTTGGGCACGTTGATGGCAAGTATTAATAAAAGGGAAATAGATGCATTTCTAGGAATCCCATATGCATTTAAACCTGTTCGATTTCGG gCATCAAGACATTATTTTAGCAATAAAACACACGATGCTACGAAACCCCAATGTGATTGCAAGCACAAAAATTATCTTGTCCATCAGAAACCGATACTTGGCAGTGaagattgtttatatttaaatgtatatagaCCATCT ctaaaatatttcaatacaatACCCGTGATAGTACAGTTCAATGGTGTTGGTTTTTTTGCTGGAACATCTAATCCGCTTTTTACTGGGCCCGATTACATAATGGATAGGCAGGATGTCATTCTTGTAACGGTTTCCTATCGATTGGGTCCATTTGGTTTTTTAGCAACTAGTGATAATGAAATTCCCGGTAATTTAGGCTTAAAAGATCAACTTCTTGCCATACATTGGGTGTTCAATCATATCGAACATTTCGGTGGTGATAAATTTCGGATTACACTGTTGGGACAAGGTTCAGGAGGAATATCAACTCATATGCACACGTTTAGTAGAGCATCACGAGGTTTATTTACTGGCATTATATCAATAAGTGGAACGGCCAATTCAATATACGCCATTGATGATGACCCTGATTATACGGCCAGACAAACCGCCAAATATTGTAATGTAACAAATTGGGATAAAATTAATACGCGTAGGCTGCATGAGATCCTTGCATTTATGGACGCCGATACTCTGCTTGATGCCGGagatcatttaaaatattggaGTATTGATAGTTTTGCCACTTATAGGCCAATCGTTGAATTAGATAGGAGTGGTTCGTTCCTAGTAAAAAATCCCAAATGGTATATAGTCAATGGTGAAAATTGGCCAGTGGCTTCTATGTTTGGTATAGTACCGAATGAGGGCGCTTTGCGTGCGGTGAATATTATGGAAAATGACAATTTACGAAATGatttcaataacaaatttttaaatttaacgacAATAATGTTGGAACTTCCGAAATCATTTGATGATGAAAAGAAGCGTGTTCGGGTGAAAATATTATTAGATCACTATAATCAGACTCTTAAATTAGATGACAAAACAATCTCAAATTTTATTCAA CTTTTATCAGATCGTATATACTATTATCCTCTGTACAATACTATTAAGCATTATATTGAAAGAATCGATCTACATAAATAtccgatttatttttatatttttaatttcgatGGAGAATCTTCATATGCTGAAACCTATGCCAATCGTCCAATAAAGCGTGATTATCAAGTAGTTCACAGGGATGATCAATTATATATGTTTCGGACATATTTCCAATTTCCGGAAGTTAAAAACAATTCCGCCGAAgctaaaatgataaatttatattCTCAATTTGTATCAAATTTCGCTTATCAcag acAACCaccttttcataaaaattttacacgCTGCAACAgctctaatttttttatagcttCGGGAAAAATATGCAATTATCATGAATTCGGAAGGGGTGAAGGTGATTCTGTCAGGGTAACAGTTAAAAATGATTGGAGAACCGCTAAGATGAGACTTTTAGatgaaataatattataa
- the LOC111689842 gene encoding juvenile hormone esterase produces the protein MFYVKLLTCCLVTSLYLVIVQGHEPKICTFDAGCFIGFEMEGYQIEKFEAYLGIPYAVKPRRFHSPKRFYSSETFQAKDAKFSCIQKNYYVPGWRVTGDEDCLYLNVYRPYKPEASEFFPVIFYVHGGGFFAGSSAPIHTGPEYIMDNEHTVVVTIAYRLGAFGFLTTGDGVIPGNLGLKDQAEALRWVFRNIEAFSGDRFRITLVGQDAGAVSVHMHMFSKLTTRLFHAIVAISGTANAPFAIDDNPERTARETAKHCNITDWDTITTAQLAKALESVPMYVLLDAGDHLKYWDIDNLVNYKPIVERNVPFGYLIEHPDEYIRTGNYNPVPIMFGRVPIEGGLRTVGIMSSDVLHKDFNTHFFYLMVKFLEFPAKFDDSQKTEKTKLILDEYLNGTHELNEETWDGFMDLITHRNFYHPLYNTIKYYVETIDTKKYPVFLYNFNYIGNYSYSEVIAGHRLFYDYGVIHCDDLIYLLRQRLLFPDFPRNSAEATVVAKYVHVLTYFAHTTELVYIDSKFKPCNDETFFPSDGKMCDSFEFVNGENDSIVLSPNDAFDTKRMKFWDKILK, from the exons ATGTTCTACGTAAAGTTATTAACGTGTTGCTTGGTAACTAGTTTGTATTTGGTTATTGTACAAGGTCACGAACCAAAGATTTGTACATTTGATGCTGGATGTTTTATTGGTTTTGAAATGGAAGGTTATCAAATCGAGAAATTTGAAGCATATTTAGGAATACCATATGCAGTGAAACCTCGTCGATTTCAT tcacCAAAACGTTTCTACAGTAGTGAAACATTCCAGGCCAAGGATGCAAAATTTTcttgtatacaaaaaaattactatGTACCGGGCTGGCGGGTAACTGGTGATGAagattgtttgtatttaaatgtttaccGACCATAT AAACCTGAAGCTAGCGAATTTTTTCCCGTAATATTCTATGTACATGGAGGGGGATTTTTTGCTGGGTCGTCAGCACCCATTCATACTGGTCCAGAGTATATAATGGACAATGAACATACCGTTGTTGTAACAATTGCCTATCGTTTGGGTGCATTTGGTTTTCTAACAACTGGCGATGGTGTCATTCCCGGTAATTTAGGCTTAAAAGATCAGGCCGAAGCTCTGCGTTGGGTTTTTCGCAACATTGAAGCTTTCAGTGGCGATCGTTTTCGTATTACACTTGTAGGGCAAGATGCGGGAGCTGTATCGGTGCACATGCACATGTTTAGCAAACTAACAACTCGTTTATTTCATGCAATTGTCGCAATAAGTGGTACAGCAAATGCTCCATTCGCTATCGATGATAATCCTGAGCGTACAGCTCGAGAAACAGCCAAACATTGTAATATAACAGACTGGGATACAATAACTACTGCTCAATTGGCGAAAGCGTTGGAGAGTGTTCCCATGTATGTACTACTTGATGCCGGagatcatttaaaatattgggATATCGATAATTTGGTCAACTATAAACCTATAGTTGAACGAAATGTCCCATTTGGTTATTTAATTGAACATCCCGATGAGTATATACGTACGGGCAATTATAATCCAGTGCCCATAATGTTTGGTCGTGTACCAATTGAGGGCGGTTTACGAACTGTAGGCATAATGTCATCGGATGTATTGCACAAGGATTTCAATAcccattttttctatttaatggtaaaatttttagaatttccaGCGAAATTCGATGATTCGCAAAAGACTGAGAAAACAAAACTGATAttagatgaatatttaaatggaaCTCATGAATTGAATGAAGAGACATGGGATGGTTTTATGGAC TTAATAACACATCGTAACTTCTATCATCCCCTTTATAACACCATTAAATATTATGTGGAAACAATCGATACTAAGAAATATCCAGTTTTCTTgtataatttcaattatattggaaactattcaTACTCCGAAGTTATTGCCGGTCATCGGCTCTTTTATGATTACGGTGTAATTCACTGTGATGATCTCATCTATTTGCTGAGGCAGCGTTTACTTTTTCCCGATTTTCCCAGAAATTCAGCAGAAGCAACAGTGGTtgcaaaatatgtacatgttttAACCTATTTCGCTCATACTAc AGAACTTGTTTATAtagattcaaaatttaaaccCTGTAACGATGAAACATTTTTCCCATCAGATGGGAAAATGTGTGATTCCTTTGAGTTCGTTAACGGCGAAAATGATTCAATAGTTTTAAGTCCTAATGATGCATTTGATACGAAACGTATGAAGTTTtgggataaaattttaaaataa
- the LOC111689844 gene encoding juvenile hormone esterase-like — protein MMPVLVYLFGVGFFSNSNLPNTTGPFYILDHNDTIIITVSYRLGPFGFLATDDGVIPGNLGLKDQSEALRWVFKHADSFGGDRFRVTLMGHSAGAVAAHMHMFSKLSSHLFHAIIAISGTANVPFAIDENPTQTARLTAKYCNVSNWDTINTHELKKALQEVDAHTLLNAGDHLKYWDVDNLVNYRPVIEDESPTAFITKHPKEYLRTGRYSPVPILFGRVPNEGGIRVVSIMESEQLKNQFNNNFTNLLANLQEYPHYFTSPQITNKTGLIIKEYLNESTVLNDNTKQGFMNLLTDRLFYHPLYNAVKMYVNTINTVKYPVYMYSFNYPGIYTFADKFVNHDTKNKYGIIHGDDFFFIFSTQAYFPIYAHNSTEAKALNLYIEDLLYFAHNRKPKHSVEKCNKVTFYPVEDRICLYMEYVKGQSGELIVKITDTFDTKRMKFWDDILHE, from the exons ATGATGCCTGTTTTGGTATATTTATTTGGCGTAGGATTTTTCTCAAATTCAAATTTACCAAATACTACCGGTCCATTTTATATATTAGATCACAACGATACCATAATTATAACGGTTAGCTATCGTTTGGGTCCATTTGGTTTTCTAGCAACTGATGATGGTGTCATACCCGGAAATTTAGGGTTAAAAGATCAGAGTGAGGCCCTAAGATGGGTATTCAAACATGCAGATTCATTTGGTGGCGATCGTTTTCGTGTAACATTAATGGGACACAGTGCCGGAGCAGTGGCTGCTCATATGCACATGTTTAGCAAGTTATCGAGTCATTTATTTCATGCCATTATAGCAATAAGTGGTACGGCAAATGTACCATTTGCTATCGACGAAAATCCCACTCAAACGGCTAGATTAACAGCTAAATATTGTAATGTATCTAACTGGGATACTATTAACACACATGAATTGAAAAAAGCTTTACAAGAGGTAGATGCACATACACTGCTTAATGCCGGagatcatttaaaatattgggATGTCGATAATttggtcaattatagaccagtGATTGAAGACGAGTCGCCTACCGCGTTCATAACCAAACATCCTAAAGAATATTTACGTACTGGCCGTTATTCACCAGTACCCATATTGTTTGGACGAGTACCAAATGAGGGCGGTATACGGGTTGTTAGCATAATGGAATCAGagcaattaaaaaatcaattcaatAATAACTTTACCAATTTATTGGCAAATCTTCAGGAATATCCACACTATTTCACTTCACCGCAGATAACGAATAAAACGGGTCTAataattaaagaatatttaaatgaaagtaCAGTTTTAAATGATAATACGAAGCAGGGTTTTATGAAT CTGCTAACAGATCGTCTCTTCTATCATCCTCTTTATAATGCCGTTAAAATGTATGTTAATACTATCAATACAGTTAAGTATCCAGTTTACATGTACAGTTTCAATTATCCCGGAATCTATACATTTGCCGATAAATTTGTCAATCATGACACCAAAAACAAATACGGAATAATACACGGCgatgattttttctttatcttttcTACGCAAGCTTATTTTCCCATATATGCCCACAACTCAACCGAagcaaaagctttaaatttatatatagaggATTTGCTCTATTTTGCTCACAATAG AAAACCCAAACATTCTGTGGAAAAATGCAATAAGGTAACATTTTATCCCGTTGAGGATCGTATATGCCTGTATATGGAATATGTTAAAGGACAATCTGGCGAATTGATTGTTAAAATCACTGATACATTTGACACGAAACGTATGAAATTTTGGGATgatattttgcatgaataa
- the LOC111689880 gene encoding juvenile hormone esterase-like — protein MAISSFVATLLLCYFIANVFFGVVQCIDPLKVCLPDAGCYIGRYMVSYNEKEIETFLGIPYALPPLRFQTPRRYRSNETHQAKVARCACKQRNYLDHQKPIIGSEDCLYLNLYRPSLQYFKLIPVLVHFHGGGFFSGATSPFFLGPEYIMDGQDLVLVTVTYRLGPFGFLGTSDGVIPGNIGLKDQVMALQWVYNNIEYFGGDKFRVTLMGQDAGGMSAHLHTFSRLSRGLFSAIISISGTANSIYAIDENPNQTARLTAKYCNVSNWDTINTRKLYSSLLFMDANTLLSAGDGLKFWNIDSLCNYKPFVEVDKRFSFLTKHPSYYMSNGEFWPVASLFGRVPNEGAVRAVNIMENEDLRNDFNSNFWNLSAKMLEFPSTFSDEKKLSRTKIILDQYHLQNFHLDGNTVRQFMQLLTDRIYYHPMYKTFKYYVDKVDLRKHPLYFYIFKFEGELSYAEKYADHPIRRDYNVIHKDDQIYLFRTRYLFPDIEKNTVAAKMIQIYTRFLSNFVYYRKPAFSKFTRCNSSNFFPASGLICDYFQLLSKNNSVRVETNNTWDTNKMFIWDEILS, from the exons ATGGCAATAAGTTCTTTCGTTGCCACACtattattatgttattttatagcaaatgtattttttggtgtTGTACAATGCATTGACCCTTTAAAAGTTTGTCTACCAGATGCTGGATGTTATATTGGTAGATACATGGTAAGTTATAATGAAAAGGAAATTGAAACATTTCTAGGAATTCCATATGCATTGCCACCTCTACGATTTCAG ACACCGAGACGTTATCGCAGCAATGAAACTCACCAGGCCAAGGTAGCCAGATGCGCGTGCAAGCAAAGAAACTACCTTGATCATCAGAAACCGATAATTGGCAGTGaagattgtttatatttaaatttatacagaCCATCG ctgcaatattttaaattaatacccGTATTAGTACATTTCCATGGTGGTGGATTTTTTAGTGGAGCAACTAGTCCTTTTTTTTTGGGTCCCGAATACATAATGGATGGGCAGGATCTTGTTCTTGTAACGGTTACCTATCGATTGGGTCCATTTGGTTTCCTAGGTACTAGTGATGGTGTCATACCCGGTAATATAGGTTTAAAGGATCAGGTTATGGCCCTACAATGGGTATACAATAACATAGAGTATTTCGGTGGCGATAAATTTCGGGTCACGCTGATGGGACAAGATGCCGGAGGAATGTCAGCTCATTTGCATACGTTTAGCAGATTATCGCGCGGCTTATTTAGTGCCATTATATCAATAAGTGGAACGGCCAATTCAATATATGCCATTGATGAAAATCCTAATCAAACAGCCCGGCTGACCGCAAAATATTGTAATGTATCAAATTGGGATACAATTAATACGCGTAAGTTGTACTCGTCGCTTTTATTCATGGATGCAAATACTCTGCTTTCTGCCGGAGATGgtttaaaattttggaatattgATAGTTTATGCAACTATAAGCCATTCGTTGAAGTAGATAaacgtttttcttttctaaCCAAACACCCCAGCTATTATATGAGCAATGGCGAATTCTGGCCAGTAGCTTCATTGTTTGGTCGAGTACCGAATGAGGGCGCTGTTCGTGCGGTGAATATCATGGAAAATGAGGATTTACGTAATGATTTTAATTCGAATTTCTGGAATTTATCGGCGAAAATGTTGGAGTTTCCATCGACATTTAGCGATGAAAAGAAGTTATCACGTACGAAGATAATcttagatcaatatcatttacaaaattttcacttagaTGGTAATACCGTTCGACAATTTATGCAA CTCTTAACAGATCGTATATATTATCATCCCatgtataaaacttttaaatattatgttgACAAAGTCGACCTACGTAAACATCcgctttatttttatattttcaaatttgagGGAGAATTATCATATGCTGAAAAATATGCTGATCATCCAATTAGACGTGATTATAACGTAATTCATAAGGATgatcaaatatatttatttcgaaCGCGTTACCTATTTCCCGATATTGAAAAGAATACAGTAGCAGCGAAAATGATTCAAATATATACTCggtttttatcaaattttgtttattacag aaaaccagctttttccaaatttacacGTTGCAACAGTTCTAATTTTTTCCCAGCATCCGGTCTAATATGCGATTATTTTCAACTTCTTAGTAAAAATAATTCAGTCAGAGTGGAAACTAATAATACCTGGGATACGAATAAGATGTTTATTTGGGATGAAATATTGTCTTAA